A window of Natrinema versiforme contains these coding sequences:
- a CDS encoding ATP-binding protein has translation MGSPSSTDPGVQARIRQQEVIAELGQRALETDDLDQLMRDVSAAVAETLDNEYCKVLERDPGGDELFFRQGVGWRDGLVGSATVPTDLDSQAGYTLISEEPVIVDDLREEERFSGPELLTSHDVVSGISVVISSVEEPWGVLGTHTTDRTEFTANEANFVQSAANILAAAIERANKEDQLREREAQLSVATDAASIGLWLWDIQENVFTADEFLAESYGMDPGVVTTGAPIEAFFESVPEEDKDGIWERLDRALETGGFSAEYRVESGDGETMWMVSRGEVEYDASGDPVRMHGAVTDITERKQRERQLREREERYRDLFTSMSEGYCVIERVDTPPSEPIDFRYIEANPAFEEHSGMTDVVGKTIRELVPGERQEWFETYDTVVETGEPVRFDRELATQGRVLECYAFPVGDETDAQVGVLFTDITERVERERRLEGLIERLETSNERLEQFAYAASHDLQEPLRMVSSYLQLIEGRYGGELDDDGEEFLQFAVDGAERMREMIDGLLEYSRVETEGDPFEPVDLNAVLDDVLDDLQLRFEESNGEVIAESLPTVEGDSGQLRQVFQNLLDNAIEYSGDGPPRITVSSERRSENAAEWEISVSDDGIGIDPEYSDQIFDVFQSYHEGEGYNGTGIGLAICERIIERHGGEIRVTSEPGEGSTFTFTLPAASDSD, from the coding sequence ATGGGATCGCCCTCCTCGACCGACCCTGGAGTGCAGGCCCGAATCCGGCAGCAAGAGGTCATCGCGGAACTCGGCCAGCGAGCGCTGGAGACGGACGACCTCGATCAGTTGATGCGCGACGTGTCCGCCGCCGTCGCCGAGACGCTCGACAACGAGTACTGCAAGGTACTCGAGCGGGACCCCGGCGGCGACGAACTCTTCTTCCGGCAGGGCGTCGGCTGGCGAGACGGCCTCGTCGGATCGGCGACGGTGCCGACGGATCTCGACTCGCAGGCCGGCTACACGCTCATCAGCGAGGAGCCGGTCATCGTCGACGATCTCCGCGAGGAAGAGCGCTTCTCCGGCCCCGAGTTGCTCACGAGCCACGACGTGGTCAGCGGGATCAGCGTCGTCATCAGTTCGGTCGAGGAGCCGTGGGGAGTGCTCGGCACGCACACGACCGACCGAACGGAGTTCACGGCGAACGAGGCCAATTTCGTGCAAAGCGCCGCGAACATCCTCGCGGCGGCGATCGAGCGCGCGAACAAGGAAGACCAACTCCGCGAGCGCGAGGCCCAACTGAGCGTCGCGACCGACGCCGCGTCGATCGGGCTCTGGCTGTGGGACATACAGGAGAACGTCTTCACCGCCGACGAGTTCCTCGCGGAATCGTACGGAATGGACCCGGGGGTAGTGACGACGGGCGCCCCGATCGAGGCGTTCTTCGAATCGGTTCCCGAGGAAGACAAGGACGGGATCTGGGAGCGACTCGACCGCGCGCTAGAGACCGGCGGATTCAGCGCCGAATACCGCGTCGAAAGCGGCGACGGCGAGACCATGTGGATGGTCTCCCGCGGCGAGGTGGAGTACGACGCGAGCGGCGACCCGGTCCGGATGCACGGTGCCGTCACCGACATCACGGAGCGAAAGCAACGCGAGCGGCAACTCAGGGAGCGAGAAGAACGGTATCGGGACCTGTTCACCTCGATGTCCGAGGGATACTGCGTCATCGAGCGGGTCGACACGCCGCCCTCGGAGCCGATCGACTTCCGCTATATCGAGGCGAACCCGGCGTTCGAGGAGCACTCGGGGATGACCGACGTCGTCGGAAAGACGATCCGAGAACTGGTGCCGGGAGAACGACAGGAGTGGTTCGAGACCTACGATACCGTCGTGGAGACCGGTGAGCCGGTCAGATTCGATCGCGAACTGGCGACACAGGGTCGGGTTCTCGAGTGTTACGCGTTTCCGGTCGGCGACGAGACGGACGCACAAGTGGGGGTACTCTTCACGGACATCACCGAACGAGTGGAACGCGAACGGCGGCTGGAGGGTCTGATCGAACGGTTAGAGACGTCGAACGAGCGCTTGGAGCAGTTCGCCTACGCGGCCAGCCACGACTTACAGGAACCCCTGCGGATGGTCTCGAGTTACCTGCAACTCATCGAGGGCCGGTACGGTGGCGAGCTCGACGACGATGGGGAGGAGTTTCTCCAGTTCGCGGTCGACGGCGCCGAGCGCATGCGCGAGATGATCGACGGCCTGCTCGAGTACTCTCGCGTCGAGACGGAGGGCGATCCCTTCGAACCGGTCGATCTGAACGCGGTCCTCGACGACGTTCTCGATGACCTCCAACTTCGATTCGAAGAGAGCAACGGTGAGGTGATTGCCGAGTCCCTCCCGACTGTTGAAGGCGACAGCGGGCAGTTACGACAGGTCTTCCAGAATCTGCTGGACAACGCCATCGAGTACAGCGGGGACGGGCCGCCCCGCATCACCGTTTCGTCCGAGCGCCGTTCCGAGAACGCCGCCGAATGGGAAATCTCGGTCAGCGACGACGGAATCGGCATCGATCCGGAGTACAGCGACCAGATCTTCGACGTCTTCCAGAGCTATCACGAGGGTGAGGGGTACAACGGAACGGGGATCGGACTCGCAATCTGCGAGCGGATCATCGAGCGACACGGGGGCGAAATCCGGGTTACCAGCGAGCCGGGCGAGGGCTCGACGTTTACGTTCACGCTGCCGGCGGCAAGCGATTCCGACTAG